From the genome of Paraburkholderia aromaticivorans, one region includes:
- the ppsA gene encoding phosphoenolpyruvate synthase yields MDDQHVVWFESLRRSDVPRVGGKNASLGEMVANLGARGIKVPPGFAITAHAYRHFIEANGLTGTLSSALADLADGKVSLAEAGQTIRRAILRGEWSDDTAQAIRRNYAELNSRAGLTDMDVAVRSSATAEDLPDASFAGQQETFLNVRGERALLEACRRCYASLFTDRAISYRQAKGFDHLKVALSVGVQRMVRSDLGGAGVMFSIDTETGFEKIVLINAAWGLGENVVQGTVDPDEYEVFKPLLSDPKLSPIIEKKRGGKGLKMIYTNESERPTRNVPTSKAERAAFVLGDQEILTLARWACAIENHYGQPMDIEWAKDGRTDEIFIVQARPETVESRREASAVKTYHVKKTGRKLVSGVSIGEAVAAGAVCVIDSPREADRFVDGAILVTRTTDPDWVPLMRRAAAIVTDHGGRTSHAAIVSRELGLPAIVGAGNATHVLHDEQNVTVSCAEGREGFVYEGTADYEVEEIDFDNIPATRTRIMLNLANPAAAFRWWRIPADGVGLARMEFVVSNHIKIHPMALVRYDTLKDEDAKKTIAELTAGYEPRTEYFVDRLARGLGRIAAVQYPHPVIVRMSDFKTNEYANLIGGSEFEPKEENPMLGFRGASRYYSARYRNGFALECQAIRRLRNDMGFDNVVVMIPFCRSTKEADRVLEVMAENGLKRGEAGLAVYVMCEIPSNVILAKAFAQRFDGFSIGSNDLTQLTLGVDRDSVELAELFDEQDDAVRWMIESVVDQAHKAGVHIGLCGQAPSDHPEFAGFLVECGIDSMSVSPDSFIAVKRRVAAAEQHALAGSAA; encoded by the coding sequence ATGGACGATCAGCACGTTGTCTGGTTCGAGTCGTTGCGGCGCAGCGATGTCCCCCGCGTCGGCGGCAAGAACGCCTCGCTCGGTGAAATGGTGGCGAATCTCGGGGCGCGCGGCATCAAGGTTCCGCCAGGGTTCGCCATCACAGCGCACGCCTACCGGCATTTCATCGAAGCGAATGGCTTGACCGGGACGCTCTCGTCCGCGCTTGCGGACCTTGCCGACGGCAAGGTCTCTCTGGCCGAAGCCGGGCAGACCATCCGTCGCGCCATCCTGAGAGGTGAATGGTCCGACGACACGGCTCAAGCCATTCGGCGCAACTATGCGGAACTGAACAGCCGCGCCGGCTTGACCGACATGGACGTGGCCGTGCGATCGAGCGCGACCGCCGAAGATCTGCCGGACGCGAGCTTCGCCGGGCAGCAGGAGACGTTTCTGAACGTGAGGGGCGAACGCGCGTTGCTCGAAGCCTGCAGGCGTTGCTATGCATCGCTGTTCACGGACCGCGCGATCAGCTATCGCCAGGCAAAAGGCTTCGACCACCTGAAGGTCGCGCTCTCGGTCGGCGTGCAGCGCATGGTGCGCTCGGACCTCGGCGGGGCCGGCGTCATGTTCTCCATCGACACGGAAACCGGCTTCGAGAAGATTGTCCTGATCAACGCGGCCTGGGGCCTCGGCGAAAATGTCGTGCAGGGCACGGTCGATCCCGACGAGTATGAAGTGTTCAAACCCCTGCTGTCCGACCCGAAACTGTCGCCCATCATCGAAAAGAAACGGGGCGGCAAGGGTCTGAAGATGATCTACACGAACGAGAGCGAGCGGCCCACCCGCAACGTGCCGACCTCGAAGGCTGAGCGCGCGGCGTTCGTACTGGGTGATCAGGAGATTCTCACGCTGGCGCGATGGGCGTGCGCCATCGAGAACCACTACGGCCAGCCAATGGACATCGAATGGGCCAAAGACGGCCGCACCGATGAAATCTTCATCGTCCAGGCCCGGCCGGAAACTGTCGAGTCGCGCCGCGAGGCCAGTGCCGTCAAGACGTATCACGTCAAGAAGACCGGCCGCAAGCTCGTGTCCGGCGTGAGCATCGGCGAAGCCGTTGCGGCCGGCGCGGTGTGCGTGATCGACAGCCCGCGCGAGGCGGATCGCTTCGTCGACGGAGCGATCCTCGTCACGCGAACGACGGACCCCGACTGGGTGCCCCTCATGCGACGCGCGGCCGCGATCGTCACTGATCATGGCGGGCGCACCTCGCACGCTGCGATTGTGAGCCGCGAGCTCGGTCTTCCGGCTATCGTCGGCGCGGGTAATGCGACCCACGTGCTGCATGATGAGCAGAACGTCACGGTATCGTGCGCCGAAGGCCGCGAGGGATTCGTGTACGAAGGCACGGCCGACTACGAAGTCGAGGAGATCGACTTCGACAACATCCCCGCCACGCGCACCAGAATCATGCTGAACCTCGCCAATCCGGCCGCGGCATTCCGCTGGTGGCGCATCCCCGCCGACGGCGTAGGTCTCGCGCGCATGGAATTCGTGGTGAGCAACCATATCAAGATTCATCCGATGGCCCTTGTCCGCTACGACACGCTGAAGGACGAGGACGCAAAAAAAACCATTGCGGAATTGACCGCCGGCTACGAACCGCGCACGGAGTATTTCGTGGACCGGCTCGCGCGGGGGTTGGGACGGATTGCCGCCGTTCAATATCCCCACCCGGTGATTGTTCGCATGAGCGATTTCAAAACGAACGAGTACGCGAATCTGATCGGCGGGTCGGAGTTCGAGCCGAAGGAAGAAAATCCGATGCTCGGCTTTCGCGGCGCCTCGCGCTACTACTCGGCGCGCTATCGCAATGGTTTTGCGCTGGAGTGCCAGGCTATCCGCCGCCTGCGCAACGACATGGGCTTTGACAACGTGGTTGTCATGATTCCGTTCTGCCGTTCGACGAAAGAAGCCGACCGCGTACTCGAGGTCATGGCGGAAAACGGCCTGAAACGCGGGGAAGCAGGTCTCGCGGTGTATGTGATGTGCGAGATCCCGTCCAACGTGATTCTGGCGAAGGCTTTCGCGCAACGCTTCGATGGCTTCTCCATCGGCAGCAACGATCTGACGCAGTTGACCCTGGGCGTGGATCGCGATTCGGTCGAACTCGCCGAACTGTTCGACGAACAGGACGACGCGGTCAGATGGATGATCGAGAGCGTGGTGGATCAGGCGCACAAGGCCGGCGTGCATATCGGTCTGT
- a CDS encoding BON domain-containing protein has product MKSDLELKHDVDQELLWDPALDARNITATVLNRIVTLEGSVNSCAQKLAVQKAVQRVAGSRAVVLDLVVRAPSPLRHTDEDLAAAIVSALNWQEGLPEDAISVVVEHGCVTLTGAVDYGFQRQMAEGLVTRMRGVVGVANQIEVRIDPVAADVSKQVAEALQRRSRHESDGISVDVHDGVVRLTGVVDSLLEKRVACGVAWGTKGVRWVVDQLVVA; this is encoded by the coding sequence ATGAAATCAGATCTCGAACTCAAGCACGACGTGGATCAGGAGTTGCTTTGGGATCCTGCGCTCGATGCCAGAAACATCACCGCCACGGTGCTCAACCGCATCGTCACCCTCGAAGGTTCCGTGAACAGTTGCGCCCAGAAACTCGCTGTGCAGAAAGCCGTGCAGCGGGTAGCCGGCAGTCGCGCGGTCGTGCTCGACCTGGTGGTCCGTGCGCCGTCTCCGTTGAGGCATACCGACGAAGATCTGGCCGCCGCGATCGTGTCGGCGTTGAACTGGCAGGAAGGGCTTCCCGAGGACGCGATCAGCGTGGTGGTGGAGCACGGATGCGTCACCCTGACCGGCGCGGTGGACTACGGCTTCCAGCGCCAGATGGCCGAAGGGCTCGTGACCCGAATGCGCGGGGTCGTGGGCGTGGCCAATCAGATCGAGGTGCGCATCGATCCGGTTGCCGCCGATGTCAGCAAGCAGGTTGCTGAAGCATTGCAACGGCGTTCGCGCCATGAGTCGGACGGTATTTCAGTCGACGTGCACGATGGCGTGGTCCGCTTGACCGGCGTGGTCGACTCGCTGCTCGAGAAGCGGGTGGCATGCGGTGTCGCCTGGGGCACCAAGGGAGTCCGGTGGGTGGTCGACCAGCTGGTCGTCGCGTGA
- a CDS encoding BCAM0308 family protein — translation MTTIQARVKRKQMRRDMQPQAHIHDSYRPRGRNAGASRCPDCGAIYDGGRWTWRVSAEQMHQLQCPACKRIHEQAPAGEITFDGDYLLDRKDEVLALLHHQADGESKEHPLERIMDIQQNPEHIVVQTTGPHLVRRLGAAMLHAHQGTLEISYRDNEGLLRAHWARSSVK, via the coding sequence ATGACCACGATACAAGCACGCGTGAAGCGCAAACAGATGCGCCGCGACATGCAGCCGCAAGCCCATATCCACGACAGCTACCGGCCGCGCGGACGAAACGCCGGTGCATCGCGCTGCCCGGACTGCGGCGCGATCTACGACGGCGGCCGCTGGACGTGGCGCGTCTCGGCCGAGCAGATGCATCAGTTGCAATGCCCGGCGTGCAAGCGGATCCACGAGCAGGCGCCAGCCGGAGAAATCACTTTCGACGGCGACTACTTGCTGGACCGCAAAGACGAAGTTCTGGCGCTGCTTCATCACCAGGCGGATGGCGAGAGCAAGGAGCATCCGCTGGAACGCATCATGGATATACAGCAGAACCCGGAGCATATCGTCGTGCAAACCACGGGGCCGCATCTGGTGCGCCGGCTCGGCGCGGCCATGTTGCATGCGCATCAGGGGACGCTGGAGATCAGCTATCGGGATAACGAAGGGCTGCTGCGCGCCCATTGGGCCCGTTCTTCGGTCAAATGA
- the ftsH gene encoding ATP-dependent zinc metalloprotease FtsH produces MNEKSSFTGVLIPLGVIMLLLAQIFLYRQPSEAIAYSDFHRLLVARQLDNLEIGSDQITGSVRMPGAAPLLPASAASGLAANGEPWRFSTVRVSDDHLIEDLAAADVRYTGVADRIGLAAVLGWIVPVLMLAAVWSVFLRGGGGGLRDFSGIGKSKPRIYVAQDTDVTFDDIAGIDEAKAELKQLVEFLRNAERYRRLGGKIPKGVLIVGAPGTGKTLLAKAVAGEAGVPFFSISGSAFVEMFVGVGAARVRDLFEQAQKKAPCIVFIDELDALGKVRGAGVTSGNDEREQTLNQLLVEMDGFQPNSGVIILAATNRPETLDPALLRPGRFDRHIAIDRPDLNGRRQILLVHVKKVTLAADVDLAEIASRTPGFAGADLANVVNEAALHAAELDKAAVDMADFDEAIDRAMTGMERRSRVMNEQEKITIAYHEAGHALVALSRPHCDPVKKVSIIPRGVAALGYTQQVPTEDRYVLRKSELLDRLDAYLGGRVAEEIVFGDVSTGAENDLDRATTLVRHMVTRYGMSEPLGLFTFDSSDPGLAYPSAAGRGERFSESTAKLVDDEVRRALAEAHERVTRTLADRREQLDRIARRLLECEVLDEACLLQLMAGGAVPATAPQQGAPDEPGVMQGVSGSAAPEAQTEGSSSPVAQHG; encoded by the coding sequence ATGAATGAAAAATCCAGTTTCACCGGCGTACTGATACCGCTCGGCGTCATCATGCTGCTGCTGGCGCAGATCTTCCTGTACCGGCAGCCGAGCGAAGCGATCGCGTACAGCGACTTTCACCGGCTGCTGGTCGCCCGGCAACTCGACAATCTGGAGATCGGTTCGGATCAGATTACCGGCAGCGTGCGGATGCCCGGTGCGGCGCCTTTGCTGCCGGCATCCGCGGCCAGCGGGCTCGCCGCCAATGGCGAACCGTGGCGCTTTTCGACCGTGCGGGTGAGCGACGATCATCTGATCGAGGATCTGGCCGCCGCGGACGTCCGCTACACGGGTGTGGCCGACAGGATCGGGTTGGCGGCCGTGCTCGGCTGGATCGTCCCCGTCCTGATGCTTGCGGCCGTCTGGAGCGTGTTCCTGCGAGGCGGCGGTGGCGGCTTGCGCGATTTCAGCGGGATCGGCAAAAGCAAGCCGAGGATCTACGTGGCGCAGGATACCGACGTCACGTTCGACGACATTGCCGGCATTGACGAAGCGAAGGCCGAACTGAAGCAGCTCGTCGAATTTCTGCGTAACGCCGAGCGTTACCGCCGTCTGGGCGGCAAGATTCCCAAAGGGGTCCTGATCGTCGGCGCGCCGGGTACAGGCAAGACCTTGCTGGCCAAGGCCGTGGCGGGGGAGGCGGGCGTGCCGTTCTTTTCGATCAGCGGGTCGGCGTTCGTCGAGATGTTCGTGGGCGTCGGGGCGGCGCGGGTGCGCGACCTGTTCGAGCAGGCACAGAAGAAGGCGCCGTGCATTGTGTTCATCGACGAACTGGATGCGCTGGGCAAAGTGCGCGGCGCCGGTGTGACATCCGGCAACGACGAGCGCGAGCAAACCCTGAATCAACTGCTGGTCGAGATGGACGGATTTCAGCCGAATTCCGGCGTGATCATCCTCGCGGCGACCAATCGTCCGGAAACGCTCGATCCGGCCTTGCTGCGCCCTGGACGCTTCGACCGGCATATCGCCATCGACCGCCCCGACCTCAACGGGCGCCGCCAGATTCTGCTGGTTCATGTGAAGAAAGTGACCTTGGCCGCGGACGTCGATCTGGCCGAAATTGCCTCGCGCACACCCGGTTTCGCCGGAGCCGATCTCGCCAACGTGGTCAACGAGGCGGCCTTGCATGCGGCCGAACTCGACAAAGCCGCGGTCGACATGGCGGACTTCGACGAAGCGATCGACCGGGCAATGACGGGCATGGAGCGCAGAAGCCGCGTGATGAACGAACAGGAAAAGATCACCATCGCCTACCACGAAGCGGGGCACGCGCTGGTCGCGCTGAGCCGCCCGCATTGCGACCCCGTCAAGAAGGTGTCGATCATTCCACGTGGAGTCGCCGCTCTGGGCTATACGCAGCAGGTGCCGACCGAAGACCGCTACGTGTTGCGCAAGAGCGAACTGCTGGACCGGCTTGACGCGTATCTCGGCGGCCGGGTGGCGGAGGAAATCGTCTTCGGCGATGTGTCGACCGGCGCCGAAAACGATCTGGATCGCGCAACGACGCTGGTTCGGCATATGGTGACGCGCTATGGAATGAGCGAACCGTTGGGGCTTTTCACGTTCGACAGCAGTGATCCCGGCCTGGCGTATCCGTCGGCGGCAGGGCGAGGCGAGCGCTTTAGCGAGAGCACCGCGAAGCTGGTCGACGACGAAGTTCGACGCGCCCTCGCCGAGGCGCACGAACGCGTGACGCGCACGCTCGCCGATCGCCGCGAGCAACTGGACCGCATCGCGAGGCGCTTGCTCGAGTGCGAAGTGCTGGACGAGGCCTGTTTGCTGCAGTTGATGGCCGGCGGCGCCGTGCCCGCCACCGCGCCGCAACAAGGCGCGCCGGACGAACCCGGTGTGATGCAAGGGGTGTCTGGTAGCGCGGCGCCCGAGGCGCAGACCGAGGGCAGCTCGTCTCCCGTCGCGCAACACGGCTGA
- the phaZ gene encoding polyhydroxyalkanoate depolymerase translates to MWYAWLETQRNLMRMLGAWNLPAVGGSTEPGESRATAVGYDWLYRLIQPPTEPPPFDITTVRIGARDIPVVEQVIERTPFCTLRKFSRAPDAAALLPEQGGETPAIFLCAPLAGHHAVMLREAVEALLQDSDVYVTDWANARDVPLDAGPFGLDDYVLVIQRFLRAAGGSALHIVAVCQATGPALAATALAASAGEAPARSITLAGGPIDARIAPTQIGRFARTHSPDWFRNMAIDTVPPPHPGAGRRVYPGFIQHAAFVAANPERQWALESSYWAAQCSGDERAIASARRRLNEYAAVLDMTEDYFLDSIRVFFQECSLACGNWQVGPHPVRPQDIVSTALCTVEGARDDITGAGQTHAAQTLCSGIASAMRQRLTVENCDHYDLFTGPKWHDVIHPALAAFWRSIR, encoded by the coding sequence ATGTGGTACGCATGGCTGGAAACGCAGCGCAACCTGATGCGCATGCTCGGCGCATGGAATCTGCCGGCTGTCGGCGGCAGCACGGAGCCCGGCGAGTCGCGAGCCACCGCGGTGGGTTACGACTGGCTCTATCGCCTGATTCAACCACCAACGGAGCCGCCGCCTTTCGACATCACCACGGTACGAATCGGCGCACGGGATATTCCCGTCGTCGAGCAGGTGATCGAGCGCACGCCGTTTTGCACGCTGCGCAAGTTCAGCCGCGCGCCGGATGCTGCGGCGCTCCTGCCCGAACAGGGCGGCGAGACGCCCGCCATATTTCTCTGCGCACCGCTGGCGGGCCACCACGCGGTGATGTTGCGCGAAGCGGTCGAAGCGCTGCTGCAGGACAGCGACGTCTATGTCACCGACTGGGCCAACGCTCGCGACGTGCCGTTAGACGCCGGGCCATTCGGACTCGATGACTATGTTCTCGTGATCCAGCGGTTTTTGCGCGCGGCGGGTGGCTCCGCCCTGCACATCGTCGCCGTCTGTCAGGCAACCGGCCCCGCGCTCGCGGCAACCGCGCTCGCGGCGAGCGCGGGTGAAGCGCCCGCGCGCAGCATCACGCTGGCAGGCGGCCCGATCGATGCACGTATCGCCCCGACGCAGATCGGCAGGTTTGCGCGAACCCATTCACCCGACTGGTTTCGCAACATGGCGATCGACACGGTCCCGCCGCCGCATCCCGGTGCGGGCCGGCGCGTCTACCCGGGGTTTATCCAGCACGCGGCGTTCGTCGCCGCCAACCCCGAGCGGCAATGGGCACTCGAATCAAGCTACTGGGCCGCCCAGTGCTCGGGCGATGAGCGCGCGATTGCGAGTGCGCGGCGGCGCCTGAACGAATATGCCGCCGTGCTCGACATGACCGAGGATTATTTTCTCGACTCTATCCGGGTCTTTTTTCAGGAATGCTCGCTCGCCTGCGGCAACTGGCAGGTGGGCCCGCACCCCGTGCGGCCTCAGGACATCGTTTCGACGGCGCTCTGCACCGTGGAAGGGGCTCGTGACGACATCACCGGAGCGGGTCAGACACATGCTGCCCAAACGCTTTGCAGCGGCATTGCGTCGGCCATGCGGCAGAGATTGACGGTTGAGAATTGCGACCACTACGACCTGTTCACCGGGCCGAAATGGCACGATGTCATCCACCCTGCCCTGGCGGCTTTCTGGCGCTCCATTCGCTGA
- a CDS encoding LemA family protein: protein MRTLCLGLLAVIVVMVSGCGYNAIQRQDEQVKANWSEVVNQYQRRADLVPNLVNTVKGVAGQERSVLIGVTEARARVGSVQATPELLNDPQAFARFESAQAQLSSSLARLLVVSEAYPQLKSDASFRDLQAQLEGTENRIAVARNRYIKSVQDYNTTVRSFPSNLTASLFGYKEKPNFSVTNEAEIARPPQVDFNTAPTPASGAAN, encoded by the coding sequence ATGCGCACCCTATGTCTTGGTTTGCTGGCTGTCATCGTCGTGATGGTCTCCGGATGCGGCTACAACGCCATTCAGAGGCAGGACGAGCAGGTCAAGGCAAACTGGTCGGAGGTCGTCAACCAGTACCAGCGTCGCGCCGACCTGGTACCGAACCTCGTGAACACGGTGAAGGGCGTTGCAGGCCAGGAGCGCTCGGTGCTGATCGGCGTCACCGAGGCGCGCGCGCGTGTCGGATCGGTACAGGCAACGCCGGAGCTCCTGAACGACCCGCAGGCGTTCGCCCGTTTCGAGTCGGCTCAGGCGCAATTGTCGAGCTCGCTCGCGCGACTGCTCGTCGTCTCCGAGGCGTACCCGCAGTTGAAGTCGGACGCCAGTTTCCGCGACCTGCAGGCACAACTCGAAGGCACCGAAAACCGCATTGCGGTGGCCCGAAACCGCTATATCAAATCAGTGCAGGACTACAACACGACGGTCCGGTCGTTCCCGTCCAATCTCACGGCCAGTCTGTTCGGCTACAAGGAAAAGCCCAATTTTTCGGTCACGAACGAAGCGGAGATCGCCCGGCCTCCGCAGGTCGATTTCAATACGGCGCCCACGCCGGCAAGCGGAGCGGCCAATTGA
- a CDS encoding TPM domain-containing protein, which translates to MNILKLAGAWLLALCAFLPPGARAQVPVPALTAHVTDVTGTLADAQRASLEQTLQAFEAKKGSQISVLMVPTTAPETIEQYSLRVVEQWKLGRKNIDDGVLLIIAKDDRTLRIEVGYGLEGALTDATSSRIINETIVPRFRQGDYYSGVAAGLDSIMRVIDGEPLPPPNRPAGGTAQLAHYLPVLFVLTLVAGGLLRVLLGRLPGAIVTAGAVAVVAWMLSGALFIAAVAGVIAFAFTLLGSGLGANAGARVIGGQPGRFGGDSGRTLFRGGGGGFGGGGASGRW; encoded by the coding sequence TTGAACATCCTGAAACTGGCCGGCGCATGGCTGCTGGCGTTGTGCGCATTCCTGCCGCCCGGCGCTCGCGCGCAAGTGCCGGTTCCGGCGCTGACCGCGCATGTCACGGACGTGACGGGCACCCTCGCCGACGCTCAACGCGCTTCGCTCGAACAGACCTTGCAGGCGTTCGAGGCAAAAAAGGGCAGTCAGATTTCCGTGCTCATGGTGCCGACCACCGCGCCCGAAACCATCGAGCAATATTCGCTTCGCGTCGTCGAGCAATGGAAGCTGGGCCGCAAGAACATCGATGATGGCGTGCTGCTGATCATCGCGAAAGACGACCGGACGCTGCGCATCGAAGTCGGCTATGGGCTCGAAGGCGCGCTGACCGACGCAACCAGCAGCCGCATCATCAACGAGACGATCGTCCCCCGGTTCAGGCAGGGCGACTACTACTCCGGCGTCGCCGCCGGCCTCGACAGCATCATGCGGGTCATCGATGGCGAGCCGTTGCCGCCGCCGAACCGGCCTGCCGGCGGCACGGCGCAGCTTGCACACTATTTGCCGGTTCTTTTCGTGCTGACGCTTGTCGCGGGCGGTCTGTTGCGCGTGTTGCTGGGGCGGCTGCCCGGCGCCATCGTGACCGCAGGCGCGGTTGCGGTGGTGGCCTGGATGTTGTCAGGCGCGCTGTTCATCGCCGCCGTCGCCGGCGTGATCGCCTTCGCGTTCACGCTGCTCGGCAGCGGTCTGGGCGCGAACGCGGGCGCTCGCGTGATCGGCGGGCAGCCCGGCAGGTTCGGCGGCGATTCCGGCCGCACCCTCTTCAGGGGCGGTGGCGGCGGATTCGGCGGCGGTGGCGCGTCGGGCAGGTGGTAG
- a CDS encoding TPM domain-containing protein: MDLERIVRHLFLTRWHVNRAFPVSVLRAIEQAVRDSHRAHMGQIRFAVEGTLHIAALWEGISARERAIDVFSQLRVWDTEHNNGILIYLLLADHDVEIVADRGVHARVKPGEWEAICQRMEAEFKRGNYEAGVLSGVGLVTELLRQHFPAQAGMGEELPSKPAIL, from the coding sequence ATGGATCTCGAACGGATCGTCAGACATTTGTTCCTGACCCGCTGGCATGTGAACCGGGCTTTCCCTGTCTCCGTGTTGCGCGCGATCGAACAAGCCGTCCGCGACAGCCATCGCGCGCATATGGGGCAGATCCGCTTTGCCGTCGAAGGCACGCTTCACATCGCGGCGCTATGGGAAGGGATATCGGCGAGAGAACGCGCGATCGACGTTTTTTCTCAATTGCGAGTCTGGGATACCGAGCACAACAATGGGATACTGATCTATCTGCTGCTCGCCGATCATGATGTGGAGATCGTGGCCGACCGGGGCGTGCATGCGAGGGTCAAACCGGGCGAGTGGGAAGCCATCTGCCAGCGAATGGAGGCGGAATTCAAACGTGGTAATTACGAGGCCGGCGTGCTGAGCGGCGTCGGACTGGTGACGGAGCTGCTCAGGCAGCATTTCCCCGCACAAGCGGGAATGGGCGAGGAACTGCCGAGCAAGCCCGCTATTCTCTGA
- the cydX gene encoding cytochrome bd-I oxidase subunit CydX, whose protein sequence is MWYFSWILGIGVALSFGIVNALWLESRQPVEGTKRPQQSRR, encoded by the coding sequence ATGTGGTATTTCAGCTGGATTCTGGGGATTGGAGTGGCGCTTTCGTTCGGCATAGTCAATGCGCTCTGGCTTGAGTCACGCCAACCCGTTGAGGGAACGAAGCGCCCGCAGCAGAGTCGGCGCTGA
- the cydB gene encoding cytochrome d ubiquinol oxidase subunit II, whose translation MDYASLKLIWWVLIGVLLIGFALTDGFDMGAAILLPFIGKTDAERRIVVNTVGATWEGNQVWLITAGGAMFAAWPLVYAASFSGFYFAMLLVLFSLFFRPVGFDYRSKREDPRWRSAWDWALFAGGFVPALVFGVAFGNLLQGVPFSFDTDLRVTYHGGFFALLNPFAVLCGLVSVSMLAAHGAAFVKMKADDIVAARASLALRIASFSAVVLFLIAGALIATMIGGYQLINEAPLDTVANPLLKSVIGAPGLWLTNYATYPWMAAAPVAGVVGGVLAALLARSRFEKSAFLATSLMIIGVILTAGFSMFPFIMPSSLDGRSSLTAWDSTSSRMTLQIMLIAVIVFLPIILIYTSWVYRVMRGKVTAAALEENHHSMY comes from the coding sequence ATGGATTATGCAAGCCTCAAACTGATCTGGTGGGTGCTGATCGGCGTACTGCTGATCGGCTTCGCGCTCACCGACGGCTTCGACATGGGCGCGGCGATTCTGCTGCCGTTCATCGGCAAGACCGACGCCGAGCGGCGCATCGTCGTGAACACCGTGGGCGCGACCTGGGAAGGCAACCAGGTCTGGCTCATCACCGCCGGCGGCGCGATGTTCGCCGCGTGGCCGCTGGTGTACGCGGCCTCGTTCTCCGGTTTCTACTTCGCCATGCTGCTCGTGCTGTTCTCGCTGTTCTTCCGGCCGGTCGGCTTCGACTACCGCAGCAAGCGTGAGGACCCGCGCTGGCGCAGCGCGTGGGACTGGGCGCTGTTCGCCGGCGGCTTCGTGCCGGCGCTGGTGTTCGGCGTCGCGTTCGGCAACCTGCTGCAAGGCGTGCCGTTCTCGTTCGATACCGACCTGCGGGTGACCTACCACGGCGGCTTCTTCGCGCTGCTCAACCCGTTCGCGGTGTTGTGCGGGCTCGTCAGCGTGTCGATGCTGGCCGCGCATGGCGCCGCCTTCGTCAAGATGAAGGCGGACGATATCGTGGCCGCGCGCGCGTCGCTGGCGCTGCGCATCGCGTCGTTCTCGGCCGTGGTGCTGTTCCTGATTGCCGGCGCGCTGATCGCCACGATGATCGGCGGCTATCAGCTGATCAACGAGGCGCCGCTCGACACGGTCGCCAATCCGCTGCTGAAAAGCGTGATCGGCGCACCGGGCCTGTGGCTGACCAACTACGCCACCTATCCGTGGATGGCGGCCGCGCCCGTCGCGGGTGTGGTGGGCGGCGTGCTGGCCGCGCTGCTCGCGCGTTCGCGCTTTGAAAAGAGCGCGTTTCTCGCAACCTCGCTGATGATCATCGGCGTGATCCTGACAGCGGGCTTCTCGATGTTCCCGTTCATCATGCCCTCCTCGCTCGACGGCCGCAGCAGCCTCACCGCCTGGGACTCGACCTCGAGCCGCATGACGCTGCAGATCATGCTGATCGCCGTGATCGTGTTCCTGCCGATCATCCTGATCTACACGAGCTGGGTGTATCGCGTGATGCGCGGCAAGGTGACCGCCGCCGCGCTCGAAGAAAATCACCATTCGATGTATTGA